A genome region from Eschrichtius robustus isolate mEscRob2 chromosome 4, mEscRob2.pri, whole genome shotgun sequence includes the following:
- the ART3 gene encoding ecto-ADP-ribosyltransferase 3 isoform X1, giving the protein MKAGHFEMVTMLLAPMILMDIFQVQAELIDMADNAFDDEYLKCTDRMEIKYVPQLLKEEKASLQLLEDVWENAEAKWEARKTQLFLPVGFKDNHGIALMAYISEAQEQTSFYRLFSEAGKMAGQSRKDYVYGFQFKAFHFYLTKALQLLRRSCENSYKNVVYSVRQTTLFTFGGLNQVRLGHFTLAYSTKPQVANDQDVLLIINTCFGIAVEKFFDKESERIILIPLNEVFHVSQGGAGNNLILQSTNKTCSRYECAFLGGLKTANCVENMEYFQPFHVYNSGNEKNQKLEDPGMESQESTILPGMKSQEATQIPGMKTPEPFSLPGIKMLQPGEKPEDKSQDIDSPTPAPAPAPVPGPKTHTSASSGKMLLPPFGTFIILISVSAINLCRSVV; this is encoded by the exons atgaaggcagGACATTTTGAAATGGTCACCATGCTGCTGGCACCTATGATTCTAATGGACATCTTCCAG GTACAAGCTGAACTGATAGATATGGCAGATAATGCATTTGATGACGAATACCTGAAATGCACTGACAGGATGGAAATCAAATATGTCCCCCAATTGCTCAAGGAGGAAAAAGCAAGCCTCCAACTCTTGGAAGACGTGTGGGAAAATGCAGAAGCCAAGTGGGAAGCTCGGAAGACTCAGCTCTTTCTCCCTGTGGGTTTTAAGGATAACCATGGAATAGCCCTGATGGCATATATTTCTGAAGCTCAAGAGCAAACTTCCTTTTACCGTCTGTTCAGTGAAGCTGGGAAAATGGCTGGCCAGTCTCGAAAAGATTATGTCTATGGCTTCCAGTTCAAAGCTTTTCATTTTTACCTGACAAAAGCTCTGCAGTTGCTGAGAAGATCTTGTGAGAACAGTTACAAAAATGTGGTGTATAGCGTAAGGCAGACTACTTTATTTACATTTGGAGGACTAAACCAAGTCCGACTTGGCCATTTCACCTTGGCATATTCAACCAAACCTCAAGTTGCTAATGACCAAGATGTTCTGTTAATCATCAACACATGCTTTGGAATTGCCGTTGAAAAATTTTTtgataaagaaagtgaaagaattattttaataccTCTGAATGAGGTTTTTCATGTGTCACAGGGTGGGGCTGGCAATAACCTTATCCTTCAAAGCACAAACAAGACCTGCAGCCGTTATGAGTGTGCATTTCTAGGTG GACTAAAAACTGCAAATTGTGTTGAGAACATGG aatattttcaacCCTTCCATGTCTACAACTCTGGTAA TGAGAAAAACCAGAAACTTGAAGACCCTG GAATGGAAAGCCAGGAGTCCACAATCTTACCTG GTATGAAGAGCCAAGAAGCCACCCAAATACCTG gaATGAAAACTCCAGAACCTTTTTCACTACCTG gaATAAAAATGTTACAACCGGGTGAAAAACCTG AGG acaaaagtCAAGATATCGACAGTCCTA ctccagctccagctccagctccagttCCAGGTCCCAAAACCCATACCTCTGCATCTTCTGGCAAAATGCTCCTTCCACCGTTTGGGACGTTCATCATCTTAATCAGTGTTTCTGCTATAAATCTCTGTCGCTCTGTAGTctga
- the ART3 gene encoding ecto-ADP-ribosyltransferase 3 isoform X2, with protein MKAGHFEMVTMLLAPMILMDIFQVQAELIDMADNAFDDEYLKCTDRMEIKYVPQLLKEEKASLQLLEDVWENAEAKWEARKTQLFLPVGFKDNHGIALMAYISEAQEQTSFYRLFSEAGKMAGQSRKDYVYGFQFKAFHFYLTKALQLLRRSCENSYKNVVYSVRQTTLFTFGGLNQVRLGHFTLAYSTKPQVANDQDVLLIINTCFGIAVEKFFDKESERIILIPLNEVFHVSQGGAGNNLILQSTNKTCSRYECAFLGGLKTANCVENMEYFQPFHVYNSGNEKNQKLEDPGMESQESTILPGMKSQEATQIPGMKTPEPFSLPEDKSQDIDTPAPAPAPVPGPKTHTSASSGKMLLPPFGTFIILISVSAINLCRSVV; from the exons atgaaggcagGACATTTTGAAATGGTCACCATGCTGCTGGCACCTATGATTCTAATGGACATCTTCCAG GTACAAGCTGAACTGATAGATATGGCAGATAATGCATTTGATGACGAATACCTGAAATGCACTGACAGGATGGAAATCAAATATGTCCCCCAATTGCTCAAGGAGGAAAAAGCAAGCCTCCAACTCTTGGAAGACGTGTGGGAAAATGCAGAAGCCAAGTGGGAAGCTCGGAAGACTCAGCTCTTTCTCCCTGTGGGTTTTAAGGATAACCATGGAATAGCCCTGATGGCATATATTTCTGAAGCTCAAGAGCAAACTTCCTTTTACCGTCTGTTCAGTGAAGCTGGGAAAATGGCTGGCCAGTCTCGAAAAGATTATGTCTATGGCTTCCAGTTCAAAGCTTTTCATTTTTACCTGACAAAAGCTCTGCAGTTGCTGAGAAGATCTTGTGAGAACAGTTACAAAAATGTGGTGTATAGCGTAAGGCAGACTACTTTATTTACATTTGGAGGACTAAACCAAGTCCGACTTGGCCATTTCACCTTGGCATATTCAACCAAACCTCAAGTTGCTAATGACCAAGATGTTCTGTTAATCATCAACACATGCTTTGGAATTGCCGTTGAAAAATTTTTtgataaagaaagtgaaagaattattttaataccTCTGAATGAGGTTTTTCATGTGTCACAGGGTGGGGCTGGCAATAACCTTATCCTTCAAAGCACAAACAAGACCTGCAGCCGTTATGAGTGTGCATTTCTAGGTG GACTAAAAACTGCAAATTGTGTTGAGAACATGG aatattttcaacCCTTCCATGTCTACAACTCTGGTAA TGAGAAAAACCAGAAACTTGAAGACCCTG GAATGGAAAGCCAGGAGTCCACAATCTTACCTG GTATGAAGAGCCAAGAAGCCACCCAAATACCTG gaATGAAAACTCCAGAACCTTTTTCACTACCTG AGG acaaaagtCAAGATATCGACA ctccagctccagctccagctccagttCCAGGTCCCAAAACCCATACCTCTGCATCTTCTGGCAAAATGCTCCTTCCACCGTTTGGGACGTTCATCATCTTAATCAGTGTTTCTGCTATAAATCTCTGTCGCTCTGTAGTctga